A single region of the Yersinia entomophaga genome encodes:
- the sodA gene encoding superoxide dismutase [Mn], with protein MSYSLPSLPYAYDALEPHFDKQTMEIHHTKHHQTYVNNANTVLEAYPELASLSVEEVIKDLSKVPADKRTFMRNNAGGHANHSLFWKGLALNTTLEGDLKAAIERDFGSVDKFKEEFEKAAATRFGSGWAWLVLKDDGKLAVVSTANQDSPLMGEAVSGASGFPILGLDVWEHAYYLKFQNRRPDYIKAFWNVVNWNEAAKRFAEAKK; from the coding sequence ATGAGTTACTCACTGCCATCACTGCCTTATGCTTACGACGCACTAGAACCACATTTCGATAAGCAGACGATGGAAATCCATCACACCAAACATCATCAGACTTATGTTAACAACGCGAACACCGTGCTAGAAGCTTACCCGGAGCTGGCTAGCCTGAGCGTGGAAGAAGTTATCAAAGACCTGAGCAAAGTTCCTGCTGACAAGCGCACCTTCATGCGTAACAACGCCGGTGGCCACGCTAACCACAGCCTGTTCTGGAAAGGTCTGGCGCTGAACACCACGCTGGAAGGCGACCTGAAAGCCGCTATTGAGCGCGATTTCGGTAGCGTAGACAAATTCAAAGAAGAATTCGAAAAAGCTGCGGCAACGCGTTTCGGTTCTGGCTGGGCGTGGCTGGTGTTGAAAGACGACGGCAAACTGGCCGTAGTGTCTACCGCTAACCAGGATAGCCCGCTGATGGGCGAAGCGGTTTCTGGCGCATCTGGCTTCCCGATTCTGGGTCTGGATGTGTGGGAACATGCTTACTACCTGAAATTCCAAAACCGTCGCCCAGACTACATCAAAGCATTCTGGAACGTGGTTAACTGGAACGAAGCGGCTAAACGTTTCGCTGAAGCGAAAAAATAA
- a CDS encoding methyl-accepting chemotaxis protein, producing the protein MAAMSNLFGSFENVKVGKKLGLSFFIMLLLVSIIAGTGAYHFSEIEARAYKVDLSYQINDEVNQAKYNRALYERSYDPAFMTVNAKHINNILTLLAQKENMNWSAENRKNIDRIIEVIKAYQLEQREFLATVERKDNVRKSWNISETQKYLNQLEQNFLNEGADTNTRILLAEMNQKLMAVRYNARGLLLDRNQEAEDSMITAIDVAQNAANAFLPVLSTEQQKMMAPVIDSLKAYKANILAYLPAYEQEIAAGKQLETKAIELNSLVKNLFVQELQGTHDEIDNAQTQMTVVAMVALLVGLLIAWRITRQITVPLRTTLAMAERIATGDLTAATTSSRSDELGLLMNAVARMNENLRSMIDDIRIGVSQVSHASGEIAAGNTDLSSRTEQQAAAVEETAASMEQLNATVKQNADNAHHANQLATEASDTAQKGGKLVNDVVRTMSDISSSSKRISEITSVINSIAFQTNILALNAAVEAARAGEQGRGFAVVASEVRNLAQRSAQAAKEIEGLIAESVSQVNNGTSLVQNAGQTMENIVRSVTHVRDIMAEIASASDEQSRGITQVSQAISEMDSTTQQNAALVEESAAAADSLAEQAILLAQAVAVFRLSENTEADDSAQVATNTSPAASRPASDNVKTNQQDNWETF; encoded by the coding sequence ATGGCTGCAATGAGCAATTTATTTGGAAGCTTTGAGAACGTAAAAGTAGGGAAAAAACTGGGATTAAGTTTTTTCATTATGCTGCTGCTGGTTAGCATCATCGCAGGTACCGGGGCTTACCACTTTTCCGAGATCGAAGCGCGCGCCTATAAGGTTGACCTGAGCTATCAAATTAACGATGAAGTGAACCAGGCAAAGTACAATCGGGCGCTGTACGAACGATCTTACGATCCCGCGTTTATGACGGTTAACGCCAAACATATCAATAATATCCTTACACTGTTGGCGCAAAAAGAGAACATGAACTGGAGCGCTGAAAACCGCAAAAACATCGATCGAATTATCGAAGTGATTAAAGCCTATCAGCTGGAACAGAGAGAGTTTCTGGCTACGGTTGAACGAAAAGATAACGTCCGCAAAAGCTGGAACATTTCTGAAACCCAGAAATACCTGAATCAGCTTGAACAGAACTTCCTGAATGAAGGGGCAGATACCAACACCCGCATCCTACTGGCAGAAATGAACCAGAAACTGATGGCGGTACGCTATAATGCCCGTGGGCTGCTGCTGGATCGTAATCAAGAGGCAGAAGACTCGATGATTACCGCGATTGATGTGGCGCAAAACGCCGCCAACGCATTCCTGCCGGTACTGTCTACCGAACAACAGAAAATGATGGCACCGGTTATCGACAGTTTGAAAGCCTATAAAGCGAATATTCTGGCTTACTTACCGGCTTACGAACAGGAAATTGCCGCAGGAAAACAGTTAGAAACTAAAGCTATCGAGCTGAATTCTCTGGTTAAAAATCTGTTTGTTCAGGAGTTACAAGGCACTCACGATGAAATCGACAATGCGCAGACGCAGATGACCGTTGTCGCAATGGTGGCGCTTTTAGTTGGTTTGTTAATCGCCTGGCGTATTACCCGCCAGATTACCGTGCCGTTGCGTACCACGCTGGCGATGGCAGAACGTATTGCCACCGGCGATCTGACCGCGGCCACCACCTCATCTCGTTCCGATGAACTGGGTCTGTTAATGAACGCCGTGGCGCGCATGAATGAAAATCTGCGCAGCATGATTGATGATATTCGCATTGGCGTCAGTCAGGTTTCTCATGCCTCTGGCGAGATTGCTGCTGGTAATACCGATCTATCATCGCGTACCGAACAACAGGCCGCCGCGGTAGAAGAAACTGCCGCCAGTATGGAGCAGCTAAACGCCACCGTGAAACAGAACGCCGATAACGCACATCATGCCAATCAGTTAGCCACCGAAGCTTCTGATACCGCGCAGAAAGGCGGAAAACTGGTAAATGACGTAGTGCGAACCATGAGCGATATTTCCAGCAGCTCTAAGCGCATCTCTGAAATTACCTCGGTAATCAATAGCATCGCTTTCCAAACCAACATACTGGCACTGAATGCGGCGGTGGAAGCAGCGCGAGCAGGCGAACAAGGGCGCGGTTTTGCCGTGGTCGCTAGCGAAGTACGCAATCTGGCGCAGCGCAGCGCACAGGCGGCAAAAGAAATCGAAGGGCTGATCGCCGAGTCGGTTTCACAGGTCAATAACGGCACTTCTTTGGTGCAAAATGCCGGTCAAACCATGGAGAATATCGTTCGTTCGGTGACACATGTGCGCGATATTATGGCGGAAATTGCCTCTGCTTCCGATGAACAAAGCCGTGGAATTACGCAGGTCAGCCAGGCGATATCTGAAATGGATAGCACCACGCAGCAAAACGCCGCACTAGTAGAAGAATCCGCTGCCGCTGCCGATTCGCTGGCCGAGCAGGCGATTCTATTGGCGCAGGCCGTCGCCGTATTCCGTTTATCGGAAAACACGGAAGCCGACGATTCGGCTCAGGTTGCGACTAACACATCGCCAGCCGCATCTCGTCCGGCATCAGATAATGTAAAAACAAATCAGCAGGATAACTGGGAAACCTTCTAA
- the yiiM gene encoding 6-hydroxyaminopurine reductase, with translation MVYPQVYIGNIEPYPGSSPSAIGKRQTDGSLMLKPLGLEGDEQAETRFHGGPDRALCHYPREHYAHWRQQFPEQADNFNAPAFGENISTEGLTEQNVYIGDIFRWGEALIQVTQPRSPCYKLNFHFAIEDLSVLMQQTGLCGWLYRVISPGKVSDEQPMALVTRCCDISVAEAIAIAFHMPFDEEEYRRLLGAAGLSASWSKTMVTRLIHGEIENFNHRLLGRARA, from the coding sequence ATGGTTTATCCGCAGGTCTATATCGGTAATATCGAGCCTTACCCCGGCAGCAGCCCCAGCGCCATTGGTAAGCGCCAAACGGACGGCAGCCTGATGCTGAAGCCGTTAGGATTAGAAGGTGATGAGCAGGCTGAAACACGCTTTCACGGCGGCCCGGATCGCGCTCTGTGCCACTATCCCCGCGAACATTACGCTCATTGGCGCCAGCAATTTCCAGAACAGGCGGATAACTTCAATGCACCCGCTTTTGGCGAGAATATCTCTACGGAAGGCTTAACCGAACAGAATGTTTATATCGGTGATATTTTCCGGTGGGGAGAAGCGCTGATTCAGGTTACGCAACCGCGATCGCCTTGCTACAAACTCAATTTTCACTTCGCTATTGAGGATCTTTCGGTATTGATGCAGCAAACCGGTCTGTGCGGCTGGCTTTACCGCGTGATATCACCGGGAAAGGTGAGTGACGAACAGCCGATGGCGCTAGTTACCCGTTGCTGCGATATTTCGGTCGCTGAGGCGATTGCCATTGCTTTCCATATGCCGTTTGATGAAGAAGAATATCGCCGTTTACTTGGTGCCGCCGGGCTGTCTGCTAGCTGGAGCAAAACCATGGTGACGCGATTGATTCATGGCGAAATAGAGAATTTCAATCACCGCCTGTTGGGCCGGGCGAGAGCCTAA
- a CDS encoding YibL family ribosome-associated protein, giving the protein MKEQAEIKRLSDMLDALNHKDTAVIQQGNVDLIAQHMKEKEKLAAEIQRLKEVRVKNLSVQAQELTKMPFSRAITKKEQADMGSLKKVARGLIVVHPMTALGREMGLKEVTGYAKKAF; this is encoded by the coding sequence ATGAAAGAACAAGCAGAAATCAAACGTCTGAGCGACATGCTGGATGCATTGAACCACAAAGATACCGCAGTCATTCAACAGGGTAACGTTGATTTGATCGCCCAGCATATGAAAGAAAAAGAAAAACTGGCTGCTGAAATTCAGCGTTTGAAAGAGGTTCGGGTAAAAAACCTGAGCGTTCAGGCGCAGGAATTGACCAAAATGCCATTCAGCCGAGCCATCACCAAAAAAGAACAGGCCGATATGGGTTCACTGAAAAAAGTGGCTCGTGGTTTGATCGTGGTGCACCCAATGACGGCGCTAGGCCGTGAAATGGGGCTGAAAGAAGTGACCGGTTACGCGAAAAAAGCGTTCTGA
- a CDS encoding PLP-dependent aminotransferase family protein produces the protein MSTITNKIRYLQLADGLTKAIDNGSLSAGSRLPSVRSCAQSHQVSINTVVAAYRTLEDRGLIEARPQSGFYVCTPSSALVPTVSASKPVDEVLDLIETVFAAQSNPAFTNISLACPQTSDFYPSAKLGRVMASLLRRQPDLISKYALPPGSQRLRQQIARRGLTLGMVTNPAEITITHGCMEALQLALRVTTKPGDCVGLESPTYFYLMPLLASLGLRTIEIPTDPLQGLSLDVLELLLQEGRLNAVIAMPTVQNPLGYTMPLAAKKRLARLMNDHQVPLIEDGLYAEIQFGSSLSPAVKAFDRDGWILFCSSFTKTLAPDFRIGWIDGGRFSEALHKLKAVSSMAEPALLSETLALFLESGGYDHHLRGLRRRYATQVEQARILINRHFPLGTKATRPAGGFVFWVELPPSVDTVALYHQMLQQHICLTPGTLYSPSGRYRHAFRLSCCYPFNDSYTQALAVVGAAACEISGLPAGVGW, from the coding sequence ATGTCTACTATTACTAATAAAATCCGCTATTTACAACTTGCAGATGGGTTAACCAAAGCGATAGATAATGGCAGTTTATCTGCGGGAAGCCGCTTGCCGTCGGTGCGAAGCTGCGCCCAGAGCCATCAGGTCAGCATTAATACCGTGGTGGCCGCCTATCGTACGTTGGAAGATCGTGGCCTGATCGAGGCACGTCCGCAGTCCGGTTTTTATGTTTGCACTCCTTCCAGTGCGCTGGTGCCAACGGTTTCGGCTAGTAAACCGGTGGACGAGGTGCTGGATTTGATAGAAACGGTGTTTGCCGCTCAGTCCAACCCGGCTTTTACTAATATTTCATTGGCTTGCCCACAAACATCTGATTTTTATCCCAGCGCCAAGCTAGGGCGTGTGATGGCTTCTTTGCTACGCCGCCAGCCGGATTTAATCAGCAAATACGCATTACCACCTGGCAGTCAGCGTTTGCGCCAGCAAATTGCTCGTCGAGGGCTAACTTTGGGGATGGTGACAAATCCTGCAGAGATAACCATTACTCACGGTTGTATGGAGGCACTACAGCTGGCGTTGCGTGTCACCACTAAACCGGGAGACTGCGTTGGACTGGAATCGCCGACCTATTTCTATCTGATGCCATTGTTAGCCAGTTTAGGTTTGCGAACCATTGAAATTCCGACCGATCCGCTGCAAGGGTTATCGTTGGATGTGTTGGAATTGCTGCTTCAGGAAGGGCGGCTGAATGCGGTTATTGCAATGCCGACGGTGCAAAATCCGCTTGGTTACACAATGCCTTTGGCGGCCAAAAAACGGTTGGCCCGCCTGATGAACGATCATCAGGTGCCGCTTATTGAAGATGGTTTATACGCTGAAATTCAGTTTGGCAGCAGTTTGTCGCCAGCGGTGAAAGCTTTCGATCGGGATGGTTGGATACTATTTTGCTCTAGTTTTACAAAAACGCTGGCACCTGATTTTCGTATCGGCTGGATTGACGGTGGTCGTTTTTCCGAAGCGTTACACAAGCTAAAAGCCGTTTCTTCGATGGCAGAACCGGCGTTGTTATCGGAAACGCTAGCGCTGTTTTTGGAGTCCGGCGGTTATGATCACCACTTACGCGGATTGCGCCGCCGCTACGCTACTCAGGTGGAGCAGGCGCGTATCTTGATTAATCGACACTTTCCCCTGGGAACGAAAGCGACCCGACCTGCCGGCGGCTTCGTTTTTTGGGTAGAATTGCCTCCCTCGGTGGACACCGTTGCGTTGTATCATCAAATGCTGCAACAGCATATTTGCCTGACTCCGGGCACGCTATATTCACCCAGCGGGCGCTATCGTCACGCTTTCCGCCTGTCATGCTGCTATCCGTTTAACGATAGTTATACCCAGGCTTTGGCGGTGGTAGGAGCGGCAGCCTGTGAGATCAGTGGATTACCCGCAGGCGTTGGCTGGTGA
- a CDS encoding LysE family translocator, whose translation MLDSAFISYVTVMSITPGPNNLLLAASGVNFGLRKTVPMMLGVTFGSAFQCALTTTLLALVLSWATVIRLPLVTIGCAYLLWLSWKIYMSGAPGSREKQQPMSFIQASLFQAINPKAWLMSINVAILFTPSPGEMLSHTLLLVSGFALLNLPCVGVWAVMGDRLRHALTVNWKLRLFNGLMAGMMATTALWLLVDEWMAVYQ comes from the coding sequence ATGCTGGATAGCGCATTTATCAGTTATGTCACCGTTATGTCCATCACGCCCGGTCCGAATAATCTGCTGCTGGCTGCATCCGGCGTCAATTTCGGCCTGCGAAAAACCGTACCTATGATGTTAGGCGTGACCTTCGGCAGCGCCTTTCAATGCGCGCTGACCACAACGCTATTGGCATTGGTACTAAGCTGGGCCACGGTGATTCGCCTGCCTTTGGTGACAATCGGTTGTGCCTATTTACTTTGGCTATCGTGGAAGATTTATATGTCTGGCGCACCGGGAAGCCGGGAAAAACAGCAGCCAATGAGTTTTATTCAGGCCTCACTATTTCAGGCCATCAATCCCAAAGCCTGGCTGATGAGCATCAATGTCGCGATTCTATTTACCCCTAGTCCCGGAGAAATGCTCAGCCACACGCTGCTACTGGTGAGCGGGTTTGCCTTACTCAATTTGCCGTGCGTGGGCGTCTGGGCAGTCATGGGGGATAGGTTGCGTCATGCCCTCACGGTGAACTGGAAATTGCGGTTATTTAACGGGTTAATGGCAGGAATGATGGCAACTACCGCCCTGTGGCTATTAGTCGATGAATGGATGGCGGTCTACCAATAA
- a CDS encoding MltR family transcriptional regulator: MIEKAQAFENRVLEQLNAGKTVRSFLIAAVDLLAEALNILVVQVFRKDDYAVKYAVEPLLIVDGPLGELSVRLKLVYALGVISRHEYEDAELLMALREEMNHDGAEYRFTDDEILGPFGELHCVTALPPVPTFLTPEEAEPSLIAMQHQRYQQVLRSTMVLSITEFISRISLKKVSKLSPILPS; this comes from the coding sequence ATGATTGAAAAAGCACAGGCATTTGAAAATAGGGTTCTGGAACAGCTTAACGCCGGTAAAACCGTCCGAAGTTTCCTTATCGCCGCCGTTGATCTACTGGCCGAAGCCTTAAACATTTTAGTGGTGCAGGTTTTCCGAAAGGACGACTATGCGGTGAAGTATGCCGTGGAACCGCTATTAATTGTTGACGGTCCCTTGGGCGAATTATCTGTGCGTTTGAAGCTGGTTTATGCCTTGGGCGTGATTTCACGTCATGAATATGAAGATGCCGAACTTTTAATGGCGCTGCGTGAAGAAATGAACCACGACGGCGCGGAATATCGTTTCACCGACGATGAGATTCTCGGCCCCTTTGGGGAGTTGCACTGTGTAACCGCGTTACCGCCCGTTCCCACATTTCTCACACCAGAAGAAGCCGAGCCTTCTCTTATTGCTATGCAACACCAACGCTATCAGCAGGTTTTGCGTTCAACGATGGTCTTGTCGATTACCGAGTTCATTTCCCGTATCAGCTTAAAGAAAGTGTCTAAACTGTCGCCGATTCTGCCTTCCTGA
- a CDS encoding mannitol-1-phosphate 5-dehydrogenase: MKALHFGAGNIGRGFIGKLLADAGAQVTFADVNQPLLDELNRRKSYQVTVVGEQARIEDVKNVSAVHSGSPEVVGLIAEADIVTTAVGPQVLAKIAGIVAQGLVARHQAGNNQPLNIIACENMVRGTSQFKQHVWAALPEDEKNWVEEHVGFVDSAVDRIVPPSAEGSTDPLAVTVETFSEWIVDQTQFKGQPPQIAGMELTDNLMAFVERKLFTLNTGHAITAYLGQLSGLQTIRDAILDAEIRQVVKGAMEESGAVLIKRYGFDPEKHAAYINKILSRFENPYLHDDVERVGRQPLRKLGAGDRLIKPLVGTLEYHLPHDNLVKGIAAAMSYRSEQDPQAQEWSELLDKIGAKAALAQVSGLPANSEVVEQAVNVYNAMQENLAR; encoded by the coding sequence ATGAAAGCATTACATTTTGGCGCAGGTAACATTGGCCGCGGTTTTATTGGCAAATTGTTGGCCGATGCCGGAGCTCAGGTGACCTTTGCTGACGTGAACCAGCCTTTGCTGGATGAACTGAATCGTCGTAAATCCTATCAGGTCACGGTTGTCGGTGAGCAGGCGCGCATTGAAGACGTGAAAAACGTCAGCGCGGTACATAGCGGTAGCCCGGAAGTTGTGGGGCTGATTGCCGAGGCCGATATTGTCACTACAGCCGTTGGGCCGCAGGTTTTGGCAAAAATTGCCGGTATCGTGGCGCAGGGGTTGGTTGCCCGCCATCAGGCCGGTAATAATCAGCCGCTGAATATTATCGCTTGTGAAAATATGGTGCGCGGCACCAGCCAGTTCAAGCAGCATGTTTGGGCCGCGTTGCCGGAAGATGAAAAGAACTGGGTGGAAGAACATGTCGGTTTTGTCGATTCAGCCGTAGACCGAATCGTGCCTCCTTCCGCAGAAGGCAGCACCGATCCGTTGGCGGTGACGGTAGAAACTTTCAGCGAGTGGATTGTCGATCAAACCCAGTTTAAAGGCCAACCACCGCAAATCGCCGGTATGGAACTGACTGATAACCTGATGGCGTTTGTGGAGCGCAAACTGTTCACTTTGAATACCGGCCACGCCATTACCGCTTATCTGGGGCAACTTTCTGGCCTACAGACCATTCGCGATGCCATTCTTGACGCCGAAATTCGTCAGGTTGTGAAAGGGGCAATGGAAGAGAGCGGCGCAGTGCTGATCAAGCGCTATGGCTTCGACCCTGAAAAACACGCCGCCTATATCAATAAAATCCTATCACGCTTTGAAAACCCTTACCTGCATGATGACGTTGAACGAGTGGGCCGTCAGCCGTTACGTAAGCTGGGCGCGGGCGATCGTCTGATTAAACCGTTAGTGGGCACGCTGGAATATCATCTGCCTCACGATAATCTGGTGAAAGGTATTGCCGCCGCAATGAGCTATCGCAGTGAGCAGGACCCGCAGGCGCAGGAATGGAGCGAATTACTGGATAAAATAGGCGCAAAAGCTGCACTGGCGCAAGTTTCTGGCCTGCCTGCGAATAGCGAGGTTGTCGAACAGGCGGTGAATGTGTATAACGCCATGCAGGAAAACCTGGCGCGTTAA
- a CDS encoding PTS mannitol transporter subunit IICBA: MLSPDIKVKVQNFGRFLSNMVMPNIGAFIAWGIITALFIPTGWLPNETLAKLVGPMITYLLPLLIGYTGGRLVGGERGGVVGAITTMGVIVGADMPMFLGSMIVGPLGGWAIKRFDRWVDGKIKSGFEMLVNNFSAGIIGMLLAILAFMAIGPLVEILSKMLAAGVHVMVKNNLLPLASIFVEPAKILFLNNAINHGIFSPLGIQQATETGKSIFFLIEANPGPGLGVLMAYMFFGKGNAKQSAGGAAIIHFFGGIHEIYFPYVLMNPRLLLAVILGGMTGVFTLTLLNGGLVSPASPGSILAVLAMTPKGAYFANIAAVAAAFAVSFVVSAILLKNTKVKDDEDNLEEATRRMQDMKQQSKGVQAANAAAAAGDLTTVRKIIVACDAGMGSSAMGAGVLRKKVQDAGLKHISVTNCAINNLPEDVDLVITHRDLTERAMRHAPQAQHISLTNFLDSQLYTNLTTRLLEASKEAESAPLVQKVIETLDDSFEASEEQLFKLGKANIFLNLHAATKEEAIRFAGEQLVKGGYVEPEYVDAMLEREKLTSTYLGESIAVPHGTIEAKDRVLRTGVVFCQYPNGVRFGDEEDEIARLVIGIAARNNEHIQVITSLTNALDDDSVIARLSKTESVQEVLDLLSGKKSA, encoded by the coding sequence ATGCTTTCACCAGACATTAAGGTTAAAGTGCAAAACTTTGGCCGATTCCTAAGTAATATGGTCATGCCAAATATTGGCGCATTTATCGCTTGGGGTATTATTACCGCTTTATTTATTCCGACTGGCTGGCTGCCAAATGAAACTTTAGCCAAGCTTGTTGGCCCAATGATTACCTATTTATTGCCGTTATTAATCGGTTATACCGGTGGTCGCTTAGTTGGTGGCGAACGCGGTGGCGTCGTCGGTGCTATAACCACCATGGGCGTCATCGTCGGTGCGGATATGCCGATGTTCCTCGGCTCGATGATCGTGGGTCCGTTGGGCGGTTGGGCTATTAAGCGCTTTGACCGTTGGGTTGACGGTAAAATCAAAAGCGGCTTTGAGATGTTGGTTAACAACTTCTCTGCCGGTATTATCGGGATGCTACTGGCTATTCTGGCCTTTATGGCGATCGGCCCACTGGTCGAAATCCTGTCCAAAATGTTGGCTGCTGGCGTGCATGTTATGGTTAAAAATAACCTGCTGCCGTTGGCTTCTATCTTCGTCGAACCGGCGAAAATCCTGTTCCTAAACAACGCTATCAACCACGGTATCTTCTCTCCGCTGGGTATCCAGCAGGCGACGGAAACCGGCAAATCAATCTTCTTCCTGATTGAAGCCAACCCAGGCCCAGGTTTGGGTGTGCTGATGGCCTATATGTTCTTTGGTAAAGGCAATGCCAAGCAATCTGCTGGCGGCGCAGCCATCATCCATTTCTTCGGCGGTATTCACGAAATTTATTTCCCGTATGTACTGATGAATCCGCGCCTGTTGTTGGCGGTGATTTTGGGCGGTATGACCGGCGTGTTCACTTTGACTTTGCTGAACGGCGGTCTGGTTTCTCCTGCTTCTCCAGGCTCTATTCTGGCCGTATTGGCGATGACGCCTAAAGGAGCTTACTTCGCTAACATTGCTGCGGTTGCCGCTGCTTTCGCTGTCTCTTTCGTGGTCTCAGCCATCTTGCTGAAAAACACCAAAGTTAAAGATGATGAAGACAATTTGGAAGAAGCGACTCGCCGCATGCAGGACATGAAGCAACAGTCCAAAGGCGTTCAGGCGGCTAACGCTGCTGCCGCCGCGGGCGATCTGACTACCGTGCGTAAAATTATTGTGGCTTGTGACGCCGGTATGGGTTCGAGCGCGATGGGTGCCGGGGTTCTGCGTAAAAAAGTACAGGATGCCGGATTGAAGCATATCTCCGTGACTAACTGTGCAATCAATAACTTGCCGGAAGATGTCGATCTGGTTATTACCCACCGAGATCTGACTGAGCGGGCAATGCGTCACGCCCCGCAGGCACAGCACATTTCGTTGACCAACTTCCTCGATAGCCAGCTGTATACCAATCTGACGACTCGCCTGCTGGAAGCCAGTAAAGAGGCGGAAAGCGCACCGCTAGTGCAGAAAGTGATCGAAACCCTGGATGACAGTTTTGAAGCTTCTGAAGAGCAACTATTCAAGCTGGGTAAAGCAAACATCTTCCTGAATCTGCATGCGGCGACCAAAGAAGAGGCCATTCGCTTCGCGGGTGAGCAGTTGGTTAAGGGGGGTTATGTTGAGCCGGAATACGTTGACGCCATGCTGGAACGCGAAAAACTGACTTCCACTTATTTAGGGGAATCTATCGCGGTACCGCACGGCACCATCGAAGCCAAAGACCGCGTATTACGTACCGGCGTAGTGTTCTGCCAATACCCGAATGGCGTACGTTTTGGCGATGAAGAAGATGAAATTGCGCGTCTGGTCATCGGTATTGCCGCACGTAATAACGAGCATATTCAGGTTATCACCAGCCTGACCAATGCGCTGGATGATGATTCCGTCATCGCGCGCCTGAGCAAAACAGAAAGTGTGCAGGAAGTTTTAGACCTGCTCTCCGGTAAGAAATCTGCCTGA
- a CDS encoding spore coat protein U domain-containing protein, whose amino-acid sequence MILLNSALAATTTGSINATLTLTNGCLVNNSAATSGLTLGVLSFGSFTTTGFTGGSATLSGASGTGSSAISVKCSPGITPVLTITGSNAAPANIHGTVPSTGPRYLVGTTNTTQAIAYGLYTSNSFTTPIVNATTVTPTTTGDATYGNLYTFFGNITGVTGGTDIYPDIYTDTIGVQVTY is encoded by the coding sequence ATGATTCTTCTCAATTCTGCTCTGGCGGCGACCACAACGGGCAGCATTAATGCCACATTAACGTTGACTAACGGCTGTTTGGTTAACAACAGTGCAGCAACCAGCGGCCTGACATTAGGTGTCTTAAGCTTTGGTTCATTCACCACCACCGGATTTACCGGTGGCTCGGCAACTCTTTCGGGAGCTTCAGGTACGGGAAGCAGCGCCATCAGCGTGAAATGTTCCCCTGGTATCACCCCTGTGCTAACCATTACCGGCAGTAATGCAGCTCCGGCCAACATACACGGCACTGTGCCGTCTACCGGCCCGCGCTATCTGGTCGGTACAACCAACACGACTCAGGCGATTGCCTATGGTCTTTATACTTCGAATTCTTTTACCACACCGATTGTCAACGCCACTACAGTGACGCCAACCACCACCGGCGATGCCACCTACGGCAACCTGTATACCTTCTTCGGTAACATAACCGGCGTAACCGGCGGCACTGACATTTACCCGGATATTTACACCGATACTATCGGCGTACAGGTAACTTATTAA
- a CDS encoding spore coat U domain-containing protein — protein sequence MCHRKWGFAFFIYHSPAILVFLVFPVLALPTQSFQVGAIISNGCLISGTNTGVFGQINFGTYPGTSTAQVNGTYTQSSTITLACTPGTLLNMSINGGANYTSTRNLKISGQSYLVPYSLYNSTTNAAIPVNSNVAVTFSNANNITLPIYGLLTLNGNNYSGLYTDTLTVTLTW from the coding sequence ATGTGCCATAGAAAATGGGGTTTTGCATTTTTTATCTATCATAGCCCAGCAATATTAGTATTTTTGGTCTTTCCGGTATTGGCATTGCCGACACAATCTTTTCAGGTCGGGGCAATTATTTCCAATGGCTGCCTGATCAGCGGCACTAATACCGGCGTATTTGGGCAGATTAATTTCGGAACTTACCCCGGCACGTCCACCGCTCAGGTCAACGGTACTTATACGCAAAGCTCGACTATTACTCTCGCCTGCACGCCTGGTACCCTTCTCAATATGAGTATTAACGGTGGAGCTAATTACACTTCGACCCGTAATCTTAAAATCAGCGGACAATCCTATTTAGTGCCCTATTCACTTTATAACAGTACAACCAATGCGGCTATTCCGGTCAATAGCAACGTCGCCGTCACCTTTAGCAATGCGAATAATATTACTTTGCCAATTTATGGGCTGTTAACTCTGAATGGAAATAACTATTCAGGGCTTTATACGGACACCTTAACAGTGACTTTAACCTGGTAA